The Desulfomicrobium orale DSM 12838 genome includes a window with the following:
- the cas1c gene encoding type I-C CRISPR-associated endonuclease Cas1c: protein MRKLQNTLYITTQGSYLHKERETLVVEQERKKVAQLPVHAIGHIFCFGNVLVSPFLLGFCGENNVNLAFFTENGRFLGRLQGRQSGNVLLRRTQYRLSEQKPVPIARHIIAVKIQSAKRVLQRRLRNHGEHAEVRAAVAALNFSLQQLKRADSLDQVRGIEGDAAARYFGVFRHLLAGKSGFDFDGRNRRPPRDSVNALLSFMYGILGRDISGALQGVGLDPQVGFLHADRPGRDSLAQDILEEFRAWWVDRMVLSLINRGQIKPQDFVAEASGAVNIKPETRKLLFQTLQTKKQEKIVHPFLQEEVAIGLLPHIQAMLLARHLRGDLAEYPPFLMR, encoded by the coding sequence ATGCGCAAGCTGCAAAACACGCTCTACATCACCACCCAAGGCAGCTATCTGCACAAAGAACGGGAAACGTTGGTGGTGGAGCAGGAACGCAAGAAAGTAGCACAATTGCCGGTGCATGCCATCGGGCATATTTTTTGTTTTGGCAATGTGCTGGTATCGCCTTTTTTGCTGGGTTTTTGTGGTGAGAATAATGTGAATTTAGCATTTTTTACTGAAAATGGACGGTTTTTAGGGCGCTTACAGGGACGGCAGAGTGGCAATGTGTTGTTGCGTCGGACGCAGTATCGGCTGTCGGAGCAGAAGCCTGTGCCAATTGCCCGACATATTATCGCGGTGAAAATCCAGTCAGCCAAACGGGTGTTGCAGCGGCGTTTGCGCAATCATGGGGAACATGCGGAAGTGCGGGCAGCCGTTGCGGCGTTGAATTTCAGTTTGCAGCAGTTGAAGCGGGCGGACAGTCTGGATCAGGTGCGTGGAATTGAGGGTGATGCGGCGGCACGTTATTTTGGGGTATTCCGGCATTTGTTGGCGGGGAAAAGCGGTTTTGATTTTGACGGGCGCAACCGCCGCCCACCGCGTGACAGTGTGAATGCTTTACTGTCGTTTATGTATGGCATTCTGGGCAGGGATATCAGTGGGGCATTGCAGGGTGTCGGGCTCGACCCGCAAGTGGGTTTTTTGCATGCTGACCGGCCGGGGCGCGACAGTTTGGCGCAGGATATTTTGGAAGAGTTCCGCGCATGGTGGGTGGACAGGATGGTATTGTCGCTGATTAATCGCGGGCAAATCAAGCCGCAGGATTTTGTGGCGGAGGCGAGTGGCGCGGTAAATATCAAGCCGGAAACACGTAAGCTGCTGTTTCAAACTCTGCAGACGAAAAAGCAGGAAAAAATAGTCCACCCATTTTTGCAGGAAGAGGTGGCAATCGGTCTGCTCCCGCATATTCAGGCTATGCTGCTGGCGCGGCATTTGCGCGGCGATTTGGCCGAGTACCCTCCATTTCTGATGCGCTGA
- a CDS encoding Fic family protein — protein sequence MNAVGHKKALFIAQKMRPDFVFSMAKLEGNPFTFPEIQTTLAGITVGGHKISDQNQVLNIAAGWSEIIMQVSRHIFTVDRNTFVHINTIIAKDEALEVGAFRNGQVGISGTEYRPPHPGTALDAAFTSMLNNHFQAATIEEKSFGLFLDAARAQFFYDGNKRTGQLMMNGVLLSNGYAPVSIFADSHSDYNLRMLDFYRSGDKSEMFDFLRNQYERVYRAFED from the coding sequence ATGAACGCTGTTGGACATAAAAAAGCTCTTTTCATTGCGCAAAAAATGCGTCCCGATTTTGTCTTTTCCATGGCAAAGTTGGAGGGCAATCCTTTTACTTTTCCTGAGATTCAGACAACATTGGCAGGTATCACGGTTGGTGGGCATAAAATCAGCGATCAGAATCAGGTGCTGAACATTGCTGCCGGATGGTCTGAAATTATCATGCAGGTGAGCAGGCATATTTTTACTGTAGATAGAAACACTTTTGTCCATATCAATACAATTATTGCCAAGGATGAAGCGCTGGAAGTGGGGGCATTTCGAAACGGACAGGTGGGAATTAGTGGTACGGAGTATCGTCCTCCCCATCCAGGAACTGCATTGGACGCTGCGTTTACATCCATGCTGAACAATCACTTTCAAGCTGCAACTATTGAAGAAAAAAGCTTTGGTCTGTTTCTGGATGCGGCTCGTGCCCAGTTCTTCTATGATGGTAATAAACGCACAGGGCAACTGATGATGAACGGTGTGTTGCTCAGTAATGGTTATGCGCCAGTGAGTATTTTTGCTGATTCGCACAGTGATTATAATCTCAGGATGCTGGATTTTTATCGCAGTGGTGACAAATCTGAGATGTTTGATTTTTTGCGAAATCAATACGAGCGGGTTTACCGGGCTTTTGAAGATTGA
- the cas4 gene encoding CRISPR-associated protein Cas4 has product MFSIPLSALQHYAFCPRQCALIHNEQAWAENYLTAQGRALHERVDGGEPETRKGVRFERSVHVSAEKLGVHGVLDMVERDIQTGRLKPVEYKRGKPKPEPFDEIQLCAQALCLEEMTGQTVEEGALWYGQTRHRFPVAFSASLRQATKAIIEQVRDLLESGETPPPEYGKHCKACSLLEICQPQLLTKDRSRRYVSALFEDAENVA; this is encoded by the coding sequence ATGTTCAGCATTCCCCTCTCCGCCCTGCAACACTACGCCTTTTGTCCGCGCCAGTGTGCCTTGATTCATAACGAGCAAGCATGGGCGGAGAACTATTTGACCGCACAAGGCCGTGCTTTGCATGAGCGGGTGGACGGTGGCGAGCCGGAAACACGCAAGGGCGTGCGCTTCGAGCGCAGCGTGCATGTGTCGGCAGAAAAGCTGGGTGTGCATGGCGTGCTGGATATGGTTGAACGTGATATTCAGACAGGCCGTCTGAAACCCGTTGAGTACAAACGCGGCAAACCCAAGCCCGAGCCGTTCGATGAAATCCAGCTTTGTGCTCAAGCGCTGTGTTTGGAAGAAATGACCGGGCAAACGGTGGAAGAGGGTGCATTGTGGTATGGGCAAACCCGCCACCGCTTTCCGGTAGCGTTTTCGGCTAGCCTCAGACAAGCCACCAAGGCCATCATCGAACAAGTGCGGGATTTACTGGAGAGTGGCGAAACCCCGCCGCCTGAATATGGCAAACACTGCAAGGCGTGTTCACTTTTGGAGATCTGCCAGCCTCAGTTGCTGACCAAAGATCGTTCACGCCGTTATGTCTCCGCGCTGTTTGAGGATGCAGAGAATGTCGCATGA